A stretch of DNA from Arctopsyche grandis isolate Sample6627 chromosome 6, ASM5162203v2, whole genome shotgun sequence:
CGCACTATCGAGCTGTCTACATCAACGCTCCTCAATTTGCAAGGGATGCTAAAGCAAATCTAAAGGGtgactactatgtacatatgtagtatatctatatatacactAAAGCacgatttgaattgttttaaatttaagaaaagcttatttttacatatacttttgaaataaaaatttcaaacaaatgaaTACTGCACGTTTTTTCATGCATATATTTGAAGCAAGTGAAGTCTCCGAAACCCAAATATGTACGACAGCTCTCTAAAAGAAAAGTATTTTAATGGCCACGTCAACTGCTGGCTCATGGAGAGTGACTTTGCAAAATTTGACCTCGATTAGTCATACGGTAtgcagatgtacatacataaacgtaTCTATTATtttgtgaatgtatgtatgtatattataaataatagaaaaatttaaatttatttttaatgcgtACTTacgagggctggacaccagcgccttgtccatacaaacgtactatatttctcccttcctcaattatggcactagagaaattattttttaatatgctatggatatccaccattggggtcgttttatttttttgattaattattttttatagaagctaggagccgccaaacatatataaaatcgcctcttttttacacccacgaaaagagtccagcgtgcttatttaacggttgattaaaaaaaaatacgctgatagatgcacataaaatatatttctcataccgatgatgaaatttttttaaaaattggtccagtttcggaggagaaaataggacaatacgaaacctcgattttgtcaatttaaaatacgttttatctggtcgaagcgcaactgtcgcattcactcaatatatatattgatatatattgtcacattcactatatatcgaagaaaggaacggcaacaaaattaaggtttcaggtgtacagccctcttaagagggctggatacccgaaaccttaattttgttgccgttcctttcttcgacatacatatatattgagtgaatatgacacaatatgtatatcaatatatacatatatattgagtgaatgcgacagttgcgcctcgaccagataatatctattttaaatcgacaaaatcgaggttttgtattctccagttttctcctccgaaactggaccaattttaacaaaaatttcatcatcggtatgagaaagatattttatatgtttgtgtattcgtattttttttaaaaatcaatcgtTAAGTTAGCACGCTGGACACTTTTCGTgagtgtaaaaacgaggcgattttatagatgtttggtggctcctagctcctataaaaaataactaatcaaaaaaataaaaagatagaaacatgcctatggcggatatccatagcatattaaaaaataatttctctagtgccataattgaggaagggagaagtgtaatacgtttgtatggacaaagcgctggtgtccagctctCTAAATTTGCGTCTTGCTATAACAAAGTGTGTAAAACCGGAATTTCGGTTAGTTGAAAGTGACATTATGTGATGTGTACTTGAATATGTACTTGAAACATTAAAGTATGTAGACTGGCAATAAAAGTATCGGCATTGAATGATAATCCAAGTCAAGGTTTTAAAAGATTTTCTATTACAAATATGgacgtatatttatatatacaatatacatatgtagatgcataCTTGACCTAACTGTCCTTGTACAGGGATTTTGCTGCCATTTAAGTAGCTACTTATAAAGGTTCGTCTATAACAGCACGGCTGAAGCCGGCAACTACACGTAGAAATATTCTTTAGTgcattcttatatgtatgtatatgaacacaTTCATATGCTTCGGAATATGTACGTGACGTAATAAAAATAGCAGTAACCggcacgatctattcatattatacagcagtacatgttacCAAAACGTATCAATGAGATATTCaatgtggcgagtgcacccgtactaacgaaagtgttgcCATGTGTATATTAAtgttttcggaaacgtcatattgtaacaatattgagtcgcgctctgtaatgtacatttttattttttatttacatagatatataccaggaaagccgaacaggtaaaccccattgcgccttcctagccaattattatttcataaatcgctgaatttcgagatgctgaagaacatgaaattaactattaattaattaattaattaatccatagagacatttatggatttagactttttttacatattgtacataaatcaaattcagatattggtgacaaagTGGGTAGGAacgtttttgccaatttgatggaagaaccgtttcaacaatgaaatcagataaattggcaaactcttataggaaacgatcgacttggagccacaaatatccaagtctgaccagcagaattaaaaattagcacgggatcgaactccgtaacctcttggtgcttaacttaaacgcaaacaccgagccatactgctatcCTGTGTATATGTAAGCTAATTTTACCTTGCAAAAAAAGTATGAACGTGCCAAAAatgggcggtgctgtatagtaatGATTAGAAGAAGTTTTTTTCCGTGTAGTATTGTGCCGAACTCTtcacgtgcagtgctggataatattaGCGAAAACTAAGCTGGTTATTATTTTTCTAcagtatatattgtatgtatttaaattgtcGTATTATATATTGACTCATCGTAGTGGGAAGTCCAATTTAGCGCAGTACAGTCGAAAAAAGCAATTAGTATTTGAAAAACCGAATCACAAAAAGAATTTCTTTTCCAGATGTTTTAACACAATAAACGGTTTTAAAGCAgccaaggtttttttttatatttgacaaTATTGAAACCTACAGAAATGATTTTTCCGAAGAGCAATACGCCACCTGCTAATTATAATATCGGAGTTGACGGAGGGTGAATAAATTTCCatcgtattaaataaaaattgaagggTCGAAACAAATTCGCGTTCCACAGcggaatcaaataattcgacgattgtttgtaaaaatcaaaatatatatttatttgaacatttgaattgtaaattattttgctgaaatatggaattatagtaattattattattttttgtatatttttataattgtaatctacgttattattattttttttactgctATGATTAGTACATACCACTGTTAtcaatcaatattattattacttcttttttttgttgttaattttattaatatctattttttatctacatatttttgtatatgtgaaaatttttataaatggtttatctttaactattattattatattttattaaaactgtatattttccgaaataaatatataaattttataagcaTCAATATTTTCccgaatataaaattaaaacaatgtaaACGCGTAATCGATGAAAATAGACGCCGGGTGAGTGTTTGTCGAAATGTTGCCGTATTGAAATTAGGTAAAGTTTCAAGGCTGTCCACGTGTTCGCTAAATGTAGCGTAATGGCCGCATCAAATCTACCCTGAAAGCCTCCATTTCAGGCAGTCTGAAGCGGAACAGGAAATATTCGTGTTTCAGGCGCGCCCTCCTAATTGACGACAAACTGTGAAAAGGCGACACGCGTACAATTACACACTCGGAAAAAGTCCAATTTTAGCACAAAAAAGATGGAATAAAAAGCGGACCAAGTCCGAACCGAAAACTAAACACAACTCTGAATACTACAATAGAATAGTTTATGTGTTGACTTTGTGAACGgcaagaaaattaaatttagatattAGCTTGGCTCGGATATTGAATTTGGgacaattgaattcaaacttaaACATTGTTTGGCTCAAAATCTAAAACAAGGAAGGTGTTTTAGttaagacatatgtacatataaacttcGAACTGCTACACAAATTCGAGCagtcaacatatgtatatacctacatataacatCACTTTgggtatatttaatttatttacttacatattagCCCCAGTGATATTATAGAATACCCTAACGCGTCactgaccagacatataagcaaaatacaaatactatatataagaattaatatatagtattttcttaataaatttttgaaataaaattcaaatatgtagCGGTGACATGGTGGATAGGAcggtttttgccaattcgatggaggaaccgcttcaacaatgaaatcagataaattggcaacctcttggagtcacaaatatccaagtcttaccagcagcattaaatataataattcttttcaatcgaggttagctCACGGGATCTAACCCGGCGagctctcggtgcttagtatcaacgcaaccaccgagccacgctgctggttaatataaaaACTTCAATTAGAATTTTAGTGAAATCCTTTATTACTCACATTGTTCAGTTTGATTTGCTATTGTTTGCATGTCTGTCCCGAAATatctaaatattgtacatgaaacacatcatatgtacatatattgaaacgcGCTTAAATCCTGCGTTGTTCTTTTGCGTGAGGTATTATAAAATTCTGGTCGGAATTTCGGCGTATGATTCCCGCGAGGGTTCCAGCTCGAGAATGATACGAATTTTTcgcataatttatatttcaaagcaGCCTACGTCTATTTGATACGTGTTCTGAACTCTGTAGGGCtttttatgcaaatatttttcatttgaaaaccgATTGAAAGTACGCCTATAAAGTGAGGAAATTCTTTGCGTAGGTATGCATTAGGAATgtcgtattttaaatataattatgttggTTTGAAATCgtgtcaaagaatttgaaatgtaattcgTTGTAtgcatcatatacatacatattttattttattttattacgtacatcatatgtgccacgacaggaattaccccatgGTGACGACACATGGTTAGATAATTTTTTGTacgtaaaaaattacaattttccaaaccataacagtacatagaatataatagagacatctatggacaatcaacaacaaatttacgagaaatacattatgtaggtagcatatttttataagattcaacacaTTTGAGAAGCTAATAGCTCGAATGTGCGATAAACTGAGGGGGAGGATACCAATTTATTAGATCCTTCACGACAATTAAGctaaaaaatcggaaaattctaacaggacacggtcgatctgtgttttattAACCAAAATATCTCGCTAGCAGCGTATTAACCCACAACCTCTtcactggtatgcaatagcagACACACAATGCGGTGCAaaagatcgaaaagcgccagacagactgaaccacagattaacgacacgtgtaccttattcgtgcgcactgctcgcacttagactaagcgaaatctacccgaagtcccgacatacctaccctgtattcgttatgtgcttctgatactttagttccggatttttccttattaaattattaaaaacttgccagaaagatccaactcaattttaataattaccattttaataattgcatctgtgcacatcgaaaggttactcgtcatctgatttttcattcgtgaagtcgagaattgcgtttaaagcagccatccagttaatctgtggttcaatctgtctggcgcttttcgatcgtttgcaccaaaccccagaCACAGCGTAatgctctaccagtgcactacgctgtgtctgtatttgtatatgtatttgatgattatataaacGGCAAACAATACCCTGATTGACTTAACTTAGATTGCTTAACGGTTACGTGTCGTGGTtcgcttttgtttattttcgatTGTAATCTACTACTCTTATGAGTTTGATTGAAGCAAAATATTATAACTCGCTGTTAGTATTTTATAAAGGTcaactctcccccccccccctcgtgtTTTTAGCACACAACCTAATGGAAATCGACTGAGGAAACTCGTAATTATTCGCCATATCCGTAGgtccaaattgctgtaaaccaTAAGCCATGCTAAGAAAACAGGCTGGAAATTCGAAATATCTAAACGGCTTACAAACACGAAaaaccttatacatacatacatcaaagtacaaaaaatcaattcaagctcacacatacaaacatatatacatgtgtatgtacttatatgtcgTCCAGTTATACAGTAAAACACCGAAtaaattcatattacatatgtatgtatatgtatatacttgcaTAAGACAAGAATGTTAAATaagatgaaattattttatatggtaTAATAGTTCAagcacttttttttcttttaataaaaagtcagtgtTAACGATGGCATGAGATTTTCtttctatataatttttttggccAGACTCATTAAATAGCGCTTACGTTAGGGTTtccaaaaaactatatacaaAAAGTATGATAATGACTCTATTTTTCAGacttacaaatattatatatcacgtTAGTTATTTCCATATATACGAAGTGCTGAAATGAATTACGTCACATACTATTTAAaccttatttatgtatgtaaaatttacattaaaaatatcactAATTGTGgaatttgttcgatttttcagaCGGACGCTAGTACGGCTTTCCTGAGAGCTGCTCGAGCTGGACAGCTGGATAAGATCTTAGCATTGTTAAATCAGGATGTCGACATCAACGTCAGCAATGCTGTAAgtaaagttttaaaaaatgacAGACGATGAAATATAAACGTAATGATTGATAATTACAGCAATGCCGTTATCAATAATGCAACAGCTGTTGAAACggtttaagaatatttttaaaaattaccacGTCGTATAATTTATGCCAGTTTTGCTACACGCACACCtactaaatataatttacaCTTCTATTATACTAAATTGTATCGTGACTGTATTTATTACGGAATCATTTTTTTGTAAAGGTTTTATCGGTAGTAAATtcgtattttatgtataatatcgctGAAAATTCCAATAATATACCcaaaatacataggtatatatggaatatacataggtatatattatatgtacatcaagtGTGAGTGTAGAGACAGTGTCCTAGTTTAGCAAACTCTATCAAATAGCTTTTCAAACGAGGCTAAGTAAATAACCGAATTGTTGGAACAtgtgttatataataataacgtgGTATCAATAAAGTTTTCGACTTGTAAAAGTTCGGGCGTTTCCGCAATGGTAGCCATGTTGCAGAATGGATGTGGCCAAACAGctggaaatatacatatgtagacgtgatgtattattttagatttgagcgtaaatacaaattgtaaaatagtacGGTTCTCTAtgattaaatacaataaaagttGTATAAGTTTAATTGGTCCACACGTCGACAgttcatttgaaattcaaatggtTGCCGCACAATCAAAATGGCCGCTTATATAATGTCGCATTCGGTCAACGATATCGTGTGTCGCCTGTTTCTTTTTTCATGgttataatagtaaaaattttacgattttgcgTCGGTGCTTATCTTTTTATAGTCACTTTATGTGTTGAAACGGATCGAtgaacataacctaaccttgacgttctaatttttttttacttaatatcaATGTGATTCCTTAATGTtttaagatatttattttttcaaatcaaaCTGAAACATGTtgaataatcaaaatttaatatgaaattaaattttcgacAGAATGGCCTCAACGCTATGCACTTGGCTAGCAAAGATGGCCATTCCGAAGTGGTCAGCGTCCTTTTACAAAGAGGAGCACACATAGATGCTGCTACGAAAAAAGGAAATACAGCTCTCCACATAGCAGCTTTGGCCGGCCAAGAAGCAGTCGTCCGCCTCTTGGTACAAAGCGGAGCCCAggtaaagaaatatttttaaatttaaatgatattttttgtaaaatattatacatataatgaaatacacCGAATTCGTATCCTCAGGTCAACATACAATCGCAAAATGGCTTCACTCCCTTGTATATGGCAGCTCAAGAAAATCATGACGGCgttgttaaatttttattggCAAATGGTGCAAATCAAAGTTTAGCCACCGAGGTATTAATTctgacaaattaaataaaataaaaatttagctTGTGTTTGAAGAGTactattgtttatttaattgaattataaatacaGGATGGATTCACTCCATTGGCGGTGGCGATGCAGCAAGGCCATGAGAAGGTGGTTGCAGTGCTTTTAGAAGCAGATACTGGCAGAGTTAGATTACCAGCATTACACATTGCTGCCAAAAAAGACGACTGCAAAGCGGCTGCTCTTTTGCTTGAAGTAAGTTTTCAATGAAGCACAaatacaactacatatgtatacatagtgaTTCTAGTATAAcataaattcatacaaaaaatatttcagaacGATCATAATCCAGATGTTACATCAAAGTCTGGATTCACTCCTTTGCATATAGCTGCTCACTATGGAAACGAAGCAGTAGCAAAGTTACTTCTGACCAAAGGGGCAGACGTTAATTGTGCAGCTAAACACAACATTTGTCCGCTTCACGTAGCTGCCAAATGGggttaaaaattgaataataaactgACTGTTTATAATACGATTATATTGTACTATAATATTGTATCGCTTGTTTGATTCAGGTAAAGCCAACATGGTTGCACTCCTAGCAGAAAGTGGAGCTCAGGTGGAAGCTCGCACAAGAGATGGCCTAACTCCACTGCATTGTGCCGCTAGATCTGGTCACGAACATGTAGTGGATATGCTGCTGGAGCGTGGAGCTCCTATAAGTGGTAAAAGTAAGGTATGCTAAATCAAAGAAAATCATTATTCGATTtgcatgaataatataaatatatgtaataataaagaatataaatataatatttaatttgtagaaCGGATTAGCGCCATTGCATATGGCAGCTCAAGGAGATCACTCAGATGCAGCGAGAATACTTTTGTATCACCGAGCACCAGTGGACGATTTAACTGTAGACTATTTAACCGCTTTACATGTGGCCGCACACTGCGGTCATGTTAAAGTTGCTAAGTTACTTTTAGATAggtgattaaattttattttagtcaatcttttaatttttgggatgaaaatacattacaattgattcattttaatattgGTATTTAGAAATGCTGATGCCAACGCAAGAGCTTTGAATGGCTTTACCCCACTTCATATAGCTTGTAAGAAAAATAGAATTAAAGTGGTCGAGCTATTGCTCAAATATGGAGCAAGTAAGTATTCTCATAATTGGTAAAATTTTcaggtatttatgtatgtacatatatttgaacttATGTtggaaattttaattcaattttaaggTATATCGGCCACGACTGAATCAGGGTTAACTCCATTACATGTAGCCGCATTTATGGGATGtatgaatattgtaatctatCTCTTGCAACACGAAGCAAGTCCCGATGTTCCAACTGTACGAGGAGAAACACCACTACATCTTGCTGCTAGAGCTAACCaggtaaatattaaaaaaaaatcaatatacctatatgtatatgtatacatatagattttttttgatacatttactagtaattttttgttgaatttataGACTGATATTATCCGAATATTGCTACGAAATGGCGCAGCTGTGGATGCTAGAGCTCGCGAGATGCAAACCGCTTTACATATTGCGTCCCGACTAGGAAATGTCGACATTGTACTCCTTCTCGTACAACATGGTGCCCAATTAGACGCTCTCACAGCTGATAACTACAACGCTTTACATATTGCTGCAAAGCAACATAATCACGaggtaaaaattacaaaatagcataagcttatatatatatatatatatatatatatatatatatatatatatatatatatatatatatatatatatatatatatatatatatatatatatatatatataatttaaatcaaattcatcATTGTGAATTTTAACTTGAAGGTGGCTGCAGTTTTACTGGAGCACGGTGCCCCACCAAATGCTGTCACAAAGAAAGGATTCACTCCATTGCACTTGGCAGCCAAGTATGGTAACTTGAAAGTGGCCAACTTACTCATGTCTCAGAAGGGTGCCGAATTAGACCCCAGGGGCAAGAATGGTGTTACACCATTGCACGTAGCTGCACAGTACAAACATCACGCTGTAGCTACAGCTCTTCTGGAAAAAGGCGCTGATCCAAAAGTAATATTAagttctttatatatgtatgtacatataagtctaATATTGTATTCatcaataatttaatgtaaCACAATAGGCTGCAGCTAAGAACGGTCATACAGCACTTCATATAGCTGCCCGGAAGAATCAAATGGAAACGGCTGCTGCTTTAATGGAACGTGGAGCAGTAGTCGATGCTGAATCTCGCGCTGGCTGTACACCTTTGCATTTGGCAGCTCATCAAGTAAGTAAAATTTACActcgtaaaaataaattaaaaaaaatgtcaacatcttgaaaacaatgaaaattcaaatttttaatgtttagaaATTTTAGCAGtaagtttttatatacaattgattttttatttgcgAAGGGTCACGCAGAAATGTGTTCGCTATTGATGGAACAAGGTGCAGAAGCTGGTAAACGAGCTCGTAGTGGTCTCGCTGCTCTTCATTTGGCAGCTCAAGAAGATCATGTACCAGTTGCTAAAATACTGGTCAACAATGGTGCAAAGGTAAGCGacttaaatatgataaaatatacaGTTGCACTGtataaaatcttataaaattatattacttttacAGGTTGATGTGTGCACAAAAGGAGGCTATACACCGTTGCATGTGGCTAGTCACTTTGGACAAACAAACATGGTTAAGTTTCTTTTGGAGTCTGGTGCTGATGTTCAGGCAACTACATGTCATGGGTAATGCTGTTACACAAgaaagaatatattaaaaaaaaatattgtgatttCAGTACTTATAtagcttttaaattaatttcagatATACTGCTCTCCACCATGCAGCTCAACAGGGTCATATAAACATAGTGAACTTATTATTGGAGCACAAAGCAGATGCTAATGCAACtactaatgtatgtataagaagtatttagtttatattaaaatataaaacacaatatTTTCTATATGATTTGTTTCATTTGTATCTTTAGAATGGACAGACCCCGTTAGATATAGCCCAACGTCTTGGTTACGTGACAGTGATGGATACTTTGAAAGGAGTTTCTGAATCTTCACCATCTAGTCTACCAAAAGATGACAAGTATAAACCAGTTGCACCAGAAACTATGTACGAAACTTTTATGTCTGATTCTGAAGAAGAAGGAGGTTTGTGTTGAATTTCGATAAATTTTTTTAAGGTAAGTAAAAGTATTAAAGTAatcagatttttatttataggaGAAGACACAATGTTAACTGATCAACCGTATCGATATCTCACCGTTGATGACATGAAATCTCTGGGTGATGATTCTTTACCAATTGACGTTACCAGGGATGAGAGAGTAGAGTCTGTAATCGGGACCAAAAATGTTATGGACGTTTCACAAGGTATATGGTAATGAAAAACAAGAGTGACACTTAAAGTTAACGATATGTCTAATTCTATCAAACTTTTTAGATTCTACTACAAGCGGCCCACCATATGTTATAGATGAGTTGACAACAGCAAAGACAGTCAATCATTTGTACAATGCTGAACTAATGAAAGAAGGATATTGCTATAACGTAGATGCCACTCAGCCAAAGTATGgacaatgtttaaatttttcaactttAATATTGATTATACGTTTCAATTCATCATTTTGTTTCAATTGTATTtcagatatttaaatattaaatgtttgcttatacatttttttgttttctctttgCTTTCACATTGGAATTGTTTTTGGTAAATGCAGAAGGAAATTACAATGGAAAAAGTATGTCATAATTCGTACTTTGAAATAAAGATatctttaaaacatttaaataacaatttatcCATTTCCGATTTAAGCTTTTTGGTATCCTTTTTGGTGGACGCTCGTGGTGGAGCATTGAAGGGTTGCCGAGGAGGTGGAGTTCGAGTCATTGTTCCTCCACTGTCAGCTCAACAGCCCACTAGGATCACTTGCAGGTACATGTGTACACATTTTAACCTTTAAAAAGTGTATAAATGTTATGAAGAATAcaaaacataataatttatatttttagatatgtacgaTCACAGCGTGTAAGTCATATGCCACCGTTGATGGAAGGTGAAGCTTTGGCTAGCCGAGTCCTAGAACTTGGACCAGTATCTGCTAAATTTATTGGGCAAGTATTTAATACcatatttttcattgtatttcaatattatcacacattataatatgtgtttATTTCTAGACCTATCATATTGGAAGTACCGCATTTTGCATCCCTTCGTGGAAAGGAGAGGGAAATTGTGATTTTGCGATCCGACAATGGAACAACATGGCGAGAGCATGCCGTGGAAGCTGCTGATTGTACAGTACAAGATATATTGAGCGACACGTTAGATATAGATGGTATTCTTAGTTTCAAACTGTGTGTCAAATcgtgtatattaatatattaaataattatctaaaatatttaatttaattttgcagAGCCTCCAGAAGAACCAGGTGCTCCCCCAGCACGAGTGACACGAATTCTGACCCACGATTTTCCACAATACTTTGCAGTTATCTCTAGAATTCGTCAAGAAGTTCATGCGATTGGTCCAGAAGGTAATGGTTTATTTGTctaaatctacataaataaatttctctTAGATTAAGTAGAAAATTAGAATAATGTGTTGATGTATGTATAGGTGGAATGGTATCCAGCTC
This window harbors:
- the LOC143912620 gene encoding uncharacterized protein LOC143912620 — translated: MTTETANQSQTDASTAFLRAARAGQLDKILALLNQDVDINVSNANGLNAMHLASKDGHSEVVSVLLQRGAHIDAATKKGNTALHIAALAGQEAVVRLLVQSGAQVNIQSQNGFTPLYMAAQENHDGVVKFLLANGANQSLATEDGFTPLAVAMQQGHEKVVAVLLEADTGRVRLPALHIAAKKDDCKAAALLLENDHNPDVTSKSGFTPLHIAAHYGNEAVAKLLLTKGADVNCAAKHNICPLHVAAKWGKANMVALLAESGAQVEARTRDGLTPLHCAARSGHEHVVDMLLERGAPISGKSKNGLAPLHMAAQGDHSDAARILLYHRAPVDDLTVDYLTALHVAAHCGHVKVAKLLLDRNADANARALNGFTPLHIACKKNRIKVVELLLKYGASISATTESGLTPLHVAAFMGCMNIVIYLLQHEASPDVPTVRGETPLHLAARANQTDIIRILLRNGAAVDARAREMQTALHIASRLGNVDIVLLLVQHGAQLDALTADNYNALHIAAKQHNHEVAAVLLEHGAPPNAVTKKGFTPLHLAAKYGNLKVANLLMSQKGAELDPRGKNGVTPLHVAAQYKHHAVATALLEKGADPKAAAKNGHTALHIAARKNQMETAAALMERGAVVDAESRAGCTPLHLAAHQGHAEMCSLLMEQGAEAGKRARSGLAALHLAAQEDHVPVAKILVNNGAKVDVCTKGGYTPLHVASHFGQTNMVKFLLESGADVQATTCHGYTALHHAAQQGHINIVNLLLEHKADANATTNNGQTPLDIAQRLGYVTVMDTLKGVSESSPSSLPKDDKYKPVAPETMYETFMSDSEEEGGEDTMLTDQPYRYLTVDDMKSLGDDSLPIDVTRDERVESVIGTKNVMDVSQDSTTSGPPYVIDELTTAKTVNHLYNAELMKEGYCYNVDATQPNFLVSFLVDARGGALKGCRGGGVRVIVPPLSAQQPTRITCRYVRSQRVSHMPPLMEGEALASRVLELGPVSAKFIGPIILEVPHFASLRGKEREIVILRSDNGTTWREHAVEAADCTVQDILSDTLDIDGILKPPEEPGAPPARVTRILTHDFPQYFAVISRIRQEVHAIGPEGGMVSSSVVPQVQAVFPQGALTKKIKVGLQVNLFRPRSCAKQAQAQLKKITVNNVAKKKRFSLVW